ACGGATCCCGGCCGCGCCGACCGGACGGACCTCGGCCGGACCTACCCGGCGGATCCCGGCCGCGCCGACCGGACAGACCTCGGCCGCACCCACCCGTCAGACCCCAGCCGTACCCACCCAGAGCACACCAACCACCCCCACCCCGCACCCCCCACCGCCCAGGACCCCGCCCACCCGGAGCACCCCGAACCCCCCGCCCCCCAGGTCGTCTTCATGGAAGACCTGCTCCGCGACAACCCCAGCCGCTCCGCCGAAGCCCTCCGCGAGGAGTCCGGCGCGGCCAACGTGATCGACCTGCACGAGCAGTTCCGCGACCGCTTCCCCTGGTACATCCGGGTCCGCCGGGCGATGCTGCACACCCGGGTCCGCCCGCACCTGATCAGCGGCATCGAGTTCCAGATGTTCGTCTTCATCGTCGGCCCGCTGATCGGCCGGATCCTGTGGACGACCGTCGTCTCGGCGGCCCTGCTGATGCTGTTCGAGCTCGTGATCATGTACAAGTTCTGGCTCTCCACCCGTGACTTCACCCGCGTCATGGAGGAGCTCGACCCCACGCCCACCACCGCCGGCACCATCGCCCCCCAGCTGCACAAGGGCCGCCACCGGCACCGCCGGGCCGTGGAGGACGCCCTCCTCGAAGACGAGCGCTACCGGGCGCCGGGGCCGGAGGAGAATCCTTTCTTCCAGCCCTATCCCCAGCCGCAGTTCCACCAGCTCGACCCCGAGGAGGCCCGTGACCTCCCGGGCATCCCGACCCCTCGCGGTGAATCGCCGGACGTGCTGACCCAGCCGATCCGGATCCGTCCCTTCTCCAAGCCCACCTGGGCGGACGCAGGGGCGGAGGCCGAGCACGAGGGTCGCGGCCGATGACCATGCCGAACCCGCCGTACACGGAGACGTCGTTCACGGAGACGCCGTACACGGAGACGTCGTACGGCAGCGGCCCCCTGGCCCCCGCCCGCGACGCCCACGTCGACACGATCTCGTACGCGGACCCGTCCCTGTACACCGTCACCGTCGTCGTGGCGGCCTACAACGCGAGCGCCACCCTCGACCGCGCGCTGCGCTCCGCGTTGAACCAGACCCACCGCAACGTCGAGGTCGTCGTCGTGGACGACGCCTCCACCGACGGGACCCTCGCCGTCGCCCAGGGGTACGCCCAGCGCGACCCCCGGGTGCGGATCGTGGCCCGCGGGCAGAACAGCGGCGGTGTCGGCGCGCCCCGCAACAACGGCATCGAGTGCGCCTCCGGCCAGTACCTGACGTTCCTCGACGCCGATGACGAACTCCCGCACAAGGCGTGCGAGACGCTGCTCGCCTCCGCGCTGGCCACCGGCGCCGAGATCACCGCCGGCCGGGCGCTGCGCGTCAACCTCGCCAAGGACGAGACCACCGTCTGGCAGCCGCAGCTCTACGGCACCGACCGCACGGTGAGCGGCGGACTCGCCGCGATGCCCGAGCTGTTCGACGACCCGATCGCCGCCGCCAAGCTGTACCGCGTCGACTTCCTGCACCACAACGGCATCCGCTTCCCCGAGGGCGTCTACTTCGAGGACACCTACTTCTCCACCGTCGCCGGCCTGTGCGCGCGTACCGTCACGCTGCTCGCGGCGCCCGTCTACCGCTGGATGTGGGAGCGCGAGACGGACACCCCCTCCATCACCAACCGGCGCGGCGAACTGCGCAGCATCCGCGACCGGGTCCGGGTGCACCGGTGGGCCGACGAGTTCCTCGACCGGCACGGCGCCCGGGAGCTCGTCGCGCACAAGGCGGCCAAGTTCCTCTCCCACGACCTGCGCCTGTACACCCCCGAACTGCGCGCGGGCGACGACGCGTTCCGCGACGGCTTCGTCCAGGCCGTCGCCCCCTATCTGCGTTCGCTCCCGCCGGAGACCTACGACCTGTGCGGCCCGCTGGAGCGGGTGCGCGCCTTCGGGCTGATGCACGGGCGGGTCGACGTGGCGCTGTCCGTCGCCGACTACACCCAGCGGCGCAGCGTGCTCAGCTCCGACCTGGTCGAGCGGGACGGCAAGGTCCACTGGTCGGGCTCCCTGCTCGGCCGCCCGCACGCCGAGCGCTTCCTCGACGTCACCGACCTCGACCTGACCGGCACCACGCTGGGCGACGCCCGGCTGCACAACCAGGCGACCCGGGTGGAGATCCGCGACGACGAACTCCACGTCACCGGATACATCCGCAACCAGTTCGGCCGGGTCCGCCCCAAGGACAAGGTCGAGCTCACCGCCGTACTGCGCCGCCGCAGCCCCAAGACCGACCACACCTTCAAGGTCACCGGTGTCGAGGTCGACGACGAGTACATCCGCTACCACACCACCGTCGACCTGGCCGAGACCCTCGGCAAGGCCGACCGGTCCGCCGTCTGGAACCTCTTCGTCCAGATCCGGCACGCCGGACAGCGCGCGACCACCACCGTGTGCATCCGCGGCCTCGACGTCGAGCAGGAGCGCTACACCGACGGCGGGACGACGTACGAGATCTACGAGACCGTCAGCGGCAACCTCGCGCTGCGGCCCGAGACCAGCGAGCAGCGGGTCAAGGCCGATCCGCGCGGCACCCCGTGGCTGTGGTGGGCGGACCGGCGGCTGCCCGAGCCGTTCGCCCCGCCGGAACGCCCCGGCGCCGCGGTCGTCGTGCACTGCCACAACGACGAGTACAACCTGTACGAGTTCCTCAGCTCGCTCGCCGCCCAGCGCGACTTCGAGCACACCCAGGTGGTCCTGGTCGACGACGGCTCGACCGACAGCACCCCGGGACACCTCGCCAACTTCGCCGCGCACTACCCCAACACCCGGGTCGTGACCCAGGTCTCCATGGGCATGCGCGCCGCCTTCGACAACGGCCTGCGCCATGTCGCCGCGCCCTACGTCCTGTTCACCCGCGCCCGCGACATCCTCGGCGAGGACAGCGTCAGCCGGCTGCTGAGCACCGCCCGCAAGGCCGAGGCCGACGTCGTGGTGGGCGACCCCGACAACTTCCCCGGGCCGCGCCGGGGCGACGACGAGCCGTGGAAGCGGTACTTCGGCAAGAAGGCCGACACGGTCACGAAACTGGACGACGCCCCCTACCTGGTCTTCTCCACCGGTCTCGGCGCGAAGCTCCTGAAGACCTCACTGGTACGCGACCAGCGGCTGCGGGCCGGCGCCGGACCCGGCTACGAGGACGCCTGGCTCGCCGTACCCGCCCTGCTGCACGCCACCCGGGTCACCACCGCGCCGGGTGCCACCTGCTACGAGCGCGACCAGGGCCGTAGCGACTCGCTGTTCGACGTGCCGTGGAACGACGCGGTCAAGGCGCAGGAGCTGATCCGGCTCTGCAAGCACCTCCTCAAGCGCACCGCCCCGCTCGACGCCCGCACCCGGCGCCTCGCGCAGCGGTTCGTGGTGCGCACCTTCCAGCCGTATCTGCGCAATCTGCACCGGATCATGAGCCGGGCCGAACTCGCCGCGATCTTCCCGGCGTTGTACGAGGTCTACGCCGAGATACCCGACGACCTGATCCTGCAGTACGCCGTGGCCGCGCAGTCCCGGCTGCAGCACCACGCCGTGCGCACCGGCAACCTCGACCTGTTCTGCGAGCCGCACGGCAGGCCCGAGTACCAGCCCTACCTGAACATCGACGACCAGGGCCTGTACCGCAGGCTGGCCGGCGACCGGGTGGAGACCGCGCTGCTGCGCACCGACCGGCAGAAGGCGGTGCTGGAGACCTGCCAGGTCGACCCGTACCGGATCACCTTCGAGGGCCTGCTCGTGCTGACCGGCGTCGACATCTCCCACCGCTTCGCCAACCGCGTCGAACTCGTCCTGAGCGACGGCCGTACCGAGCGCGCGCTCGCCGTCGAGCAGGTCTACCGGCGCGACCGCTGGCGCACCCGCAACGAACAGGACTGGTTCTCCGGCTGGCGCGCGACCGCCCGGCCCGAGGACTTCGCCGCCCTGAACAACAAGGACCTCAGCCTCACCCTGCGCGTCCACGACGGCGACCGGCACCTCGACACCGCCGTCGACGCCCGCCAGATGCTGCACCGCTTCAAGGGCACCCACCGGGCCGGCCGCGCCACCGTGACCCTCGCCATCGACTCCGACGAGAAGATCACCCTGCGCCGCGTCGCCGGCCTCGGCAGCCGCGTCCGGCACAGACTCGTGCGTTTCCGCCGGGAGTTCAGGGCCGCCCTGCCCGGCCGCCCCGGCTGGCGCACCCGCCTCCTGTACTGGATCTGGCACCCCTGGCTGCGCGGCAAGGACATCTGGATCATCGGCGAGCGCGAGGACACCGCGCAGGACAACTCGTACCA
The nucleotide sequence above comes from Streptomyces sp. N50. Encoded proteins:
- a CDS encoding CDP-alcohol phosphatidyltransferase family protein yields the protein MARLSLRAVQKLTCKKRDAWWTVFLVDPVATRMLLVFARFRFITPNRVTWAALFIGLASAGFFLEGDRRSLLIGALLYHLSFILDCIDGKLARLKGNGTVFGGWLDYVFDRIRVLFCALALMGGQFLRTDDERFLLAALAVVFLDMLRYVDALQIYKMRMSMRTKIEKVTKSRAEADRVEREAQEEAERTRQEDARAHADGTRQTGRTHPTGDGRTHPTGDGRTYPTDPGRTYPTDPGRADRTDLGRTYPADPGRADRTDLGRTHPSDPSRTHPEHTNHPHPAPPTAQDPAHPEHPEPPAPQVVFMEDLLRDNPSRSAEALREESGAANVIDLHEQFRDRFPWYIRVRRAMLHTRVRPHLISGIEFQMFVFIVGPLIGRILWTTVVSAALLMLFELVIMYKFWLSTRDFTRVMEELDPTPTTAGTIAPQLHKGRHRHRRAVEDALLEDERYRAPGPEENPFFQPYPQPQFHQLDPEEARDLPGIPTPRGESPDVLTQPIRIRPFSKPTWADAGAEAEHEGRGR
- a CDS encoding glycosyltransferase, which encodes MTMPNPPYTETSFTETPYTETSYGSGPLAPARDAHVDTISYADPSLYTVTVVVAAYNASATLDRALRSALNQTHRNVEVVVVDDASTDGTLAVAQGYAQRDPRVRIVARGQNSGGVGAPRNNGIECASGQYLTFLDADDELPHKACETLLASALATGAEITAGRALRVNLAKDETTVWQPQLYGTDRTVSGGLAAMPELFDDPIAAAKLYRVDFLHHNGIRFPEGVYFEDTYFSTVAGLCARTVTLLAAPVYRWMWERETDTPSITNRRGELRSIRDRVRVHRWADEFLDRHGARELVAHKAAKFLSHDLRLYTPELRAGDDAFRDGFVQAVAPYLRSLPPETYDLCGPLERVRAFGLMHGRVDVALSVADYTQRRSVLSSDLVERDGKVHWSGSLLGRPHAERFLDVTDLDLTGTTLGDARLHNQATRVEIRDDELHVTGYIRNQFGRVRPKDKVELTAVLRRRSPKTDHTFKVTGVEVDDEYIRYHTTVDLAETLGKADRSAVWNLFVQIRHAGQRATTTVCIRGLDVEQERYTDGGTTYEIYETVSGNLALRPETSEQRVKADPRGTPWLWWADRRLPEPFAPPERPGAAVVVHCHNDEYNLYEFLSSLAAQRDFEHTQVVLVDDGSTDSTPGHLANFAAHYPNTRVVTQVSMGMRAAFDNGLRHVAAPYVLFTRARDILGEDSVSRLLSTARKAEADVVVGDPDNFPGPRRGDDEPWKRYFGKKADTVTKLDDAPYLVFSTGLGAKLLKTSLVRDQRLRAGAGPGYEDAWLAVPALLHATRVTTAPGATCYERDQGRSDSLFDVPWNDAVKAQELIRLCKHLLKRTAPLDARTRRLAQRFVVRTFQPYLRNLHRIMSRAELAAIFPALYEVYAEIPDDLILQYAVAAQSRLQHHAVRTGNLDLFCEPHGRPEYQPYLNIDDQGLYRRLAGDRVETALLRTDRQKAVLETCQVDPYRITFEGLLVLTGVDISHRFANRVELVLSDGRTERALAVEQVYRRDRWRTRNEQDWFSGWRATARPEDFAALNNKDLSLTLRVHDGDRHLDTAVDARQMLHRFKGTHRAGRATVTLAIDSDEKITLRRVAGLGSRVRHRLVRFRREFRAALPGRPGWRTRLLYWIWHPWLRGKDIWIIGEREDTAQDNSYHLFKWIRQHEPRRKVYYAINGNAPDRAKLGPRGRVIDRLSWKYRVYLLHAKRLINAYDLEAYLGFPGLSKRAFLTGYGDLLRYKRVFLQHGVVYNDVAPSIHAQVTNVDLVLTTGRSERAYYAEHCGYGYDRVAATGLPRFDALEPVEGVRRVLVMPTWRRDIVAPSYNKAAKPEIPFAASEYYRFFSALLRDERLLKTLQHHDVELEFMPHYEIRPYLKHFRVDHPSITVSTTGRDVQLAMRECSMLVTDYSSVFFDVAYMGKPIVYTNFDDEAFYSKHYKRGYFDLARDGFGPTCATVEQAVDEIVGSIERGFRMEPKYTARAEEFFVLRDTHNCERAFDVIDAMDVSVVGDPGRPSAPLVMGRPEDHQHGRG